Proteins found in one Carcharodon carcharias isolate sCarCar2 chromosome 8, sCarCar2.pri, whole genome shotgun sequence genomic segment:
- the rack1 gene encoding guanine nucleotide-binding protein subunit beta-2-like 1, which translates to MTEQMTLRGTLKGHNGWVTQIATTPQFPDMILSASRDKTIIMWKLTRDETSYGVPQRSLCGHSHFISDVVISSDGQFALSGSWDGTLRLWDLTTGSTTRQFVGHTKDVLSVAFSADNRQIVSGSRDKTVKLWNTLGVCKYTIQDECHTEWVSCVRFSPNSSNPIIVSCGWDKLVKVWNLANCKLKTNHIGHPGFLNTVTVSPDGSLCASGGKDGQAMLWDLNEGKHLYTLDGGDIINALCFSPNRYWLCAATGPSIKIWDLEGKIIVDELRQEVISTSSKAEPPQCTCLAWSADGQTLFAGYTDNLIRVWQVTIGTR; encoded by the exons ATGACGGAACAGATGACCCTTCGTGGGACCCTGAAAGGCCACAATGGCTGGGTGACACAAATCGCCACAACTCCTCAGTTTCCCGATATGATTCTGTCTGCGTCCCGAG ATAAAACTATCATCATGTGGAAGCTAACAAGGGATGAGACCAGCTATGGTGTCCCTCAGCGTTCCCTCTGTGGCCACTCTCACTTTATTAGTGATGTAGTCATTTCTTCTGATGGTCAGTTTGCCCTTTCCGGCTCCTGGGATGGAACTCTGCGACTTTGGGATTTGACAAC AGGTTCAACTACCCGCCAATTTGTGGGTCACACCAAGGATGTACTGAGTGTTGCCTTTTCAGCTGATAATCGCCAAATTGTGTCTGGCTCCCGTGACAAGACCGTCAAATTGTGGAACACTCTGGGAGTTTGCAAATACACAATCCAG GATGAATGCCACACTGAGTGGGTTTCTTGTGTTCGCTTCTCACCAAATAGCAGCAACCCCATCATCGTCTCCTGTGGCTGGGATAAACTAGTTAAG GTTTGGAACTTAGCCAACTGCAAGCTGAAAACCAATCACATTGGGCACCCTGGCTTTCTGAACACTGTTACTGTTTCTCCTGATGGATCACTTTGTGCTTCTGGAGGCAAG GATGGTCAGGCCATGTTGTGGGACCTCAATGAAGGCAAACATCTGTACACCTTGGATGGCGGTGACATCATCAATGCCTTGTGCTTTAGCCCCAATAGGTATTGGCTCTGTGCTGCCACTGGCCCAAGCATTAAGATCTGG GACCTGGAAGGAAAAATTATAGTGGATGAACTACGCCAGGAAGTGATTAGCACCAGCAGTAAAGCAGAACCTCCACAGTGTACATGCCTGGCTTGGTCTGCAGATGGACAG ACATTGTTTGCTGGCTACACTGATAACCTGATCAGAGTGTGGCAGGTCACTATTGGAACAAGATGA
- the nme5 gene encoding nucleoside diphosphate kinase homolog 5 yields MEEAQSAAEVYVERTLALIKPDAIDNANEIEEIIFRSGFTIVQKRKVYLSPELCSDIYAAHYGTMFFPSLTAFMSSGPTIAMVIARHQAVEYWRELIGPANSVKAKETHPGSLRSLYGTDALRNAVHGSETSSAAEREIQFIFPDATVYPIPTGQDAITYLSKFVNPTLLRGLTKLCKQKPTDPIIWLADWLIANNPNKPNIHEGLLEEP; encoded by the exons ATGGAGGAAGCTCAGTCTGCAGCAGAGGTGTATGTGGAGAGGACACTGGCCCTGATCAAACCCGACGCCATTGACAACGCGAACGAAATCGAAGAGATCATTTTCCGATCGGGGTTCACCATTGTTCAA AAACGGAAAGTATATTTAAGTCCAGAGCTGTGCAGCGATATTTATGCTGCACATTATGGAACAATGTTCTTTCCCAGTTTAACAGCATTCATGAGCTCTGGACCAACTATTGCCATGGTTATTGCCAGACATCAAGCTGTAGAATACTGGAGGGAGTTGATTGGACCTGCAAATAGTGTAAAAGCAAAAgaaactcatccaggcag TTTAAGATCGCTATATGGGACGGATGCGCTTAGGAATGCTGTACATGGTAGTGAGACCTCTTCTGCGGCAGAGAGGGAAATTCAGTTTATTTTTCCTGACG CTACTGTTTACCCAATTCCAACTGGGCAGGATGCAATAACATATCTGAGCAAATTTGTAAATCCTACATTGTTGCGTGGACTGACCAAACTCTGCAAACAGAAACCCACAGATCCTATT ATCTGGCTTGCAGATTGGCTGATTGCAAACAATCCCAACAAACCAAACATTCATGAAGGTCTGTTAGAAGAGCCATAA